The Oryza glaberrima chromosome 5, OglaRS2, whole genome shotgun sequence DNA segment AGTCAGTGTTCCCTCAGTCTAACCGCAGGTGCTCGTGCAAGACAACCGGTAGAAGACAAAAACACAACTTGACAAAATAAGATGATCAACTTTATATTACATCAAGATGTGTTTATAAAGTGTCTCCAAGCACTTCTCTCTCAACTTTCAAACTCAACTCGAGAGTCAAGACCTAAAGATAACCCTAATTTTTCACCTTAAAAAAGTGTTACCTCTTGATGCTCAACCTTATTTATTTGTACATAAAGGCACTCCACAAAAGCCAAAATCCTACTTAAATTAGGAATCCTACTTCTATAGAAAAGCCTCCCAAACCATGTATTATTTTATCTCTTTGTAAATTCAAACCCTAAATCCTACTTCAGCTAGTACTCTTTTCAACTTTGACACTTTCTTTTATCTGCACACATCTCGCTTATGCCATACAAAAACTCCATCTCCAGTTTATTGTTCAATCTTTAGCCTGAGCATATTGTATAATCTTCTTGATCGTTAGGACAACTATACTTAAGTCAATTCCAATCCACCATAGACAGTTCTCAGCCTTAAGCAACACTTATATATGGGAAACGAAGAAACTATATCCGACTTTCCTAACTTAAACTCACATTAGCATAAACACAATACACATACGAAATAATTGGAAGCCCATCACAGAattaacataaaaaaatcacTCAAAATCCAATTATAATCAAGAATGTTCTGGTCTAATTGCACCTCAGCCATCAGTTCGGCCGCCCATGCGCCTCCGGTCTAATCGGACTTAAGCTCAGGTTGGACCACCTGTACACCGACCCTTCACCAACACAACCACCACAATTCAACAATCGGACTTACCATCACCAtggccaattgttcatcacgaCATATAACTCAAGACAATGATTCCTACAACGATTTCACACACATATGTACACAACAACTCCATCGAGCTGGTGGGTatgagcatctccaacagtctcttcAAATTTAACTCTCTAAATATTGATTTGGCCAGTTTGTCAAAAATTTGGATGGCCAAATTTGTATTTCACTCCAATAGACTCTATTACTATCCAACCTAAATAGTGAGTCCCATATGTTATGCTCACTACCCTTTTTCAACCCCTCATCTTCCTCTCTCctattcttctcctctctctccatgcCACCGCCTCTCTCATCCCCACTGCCACACCGTCACCCCTGGTccccgcctccacgccgccatAGCTTTCCCCAGTGCGCTCGAGGTCGGTGCATCCGCTGCCTCCAACGAGGTCCTCTGATCCATATCCGTGGACGCCGACAGCGAAGATGGCGGTGGGGATGGCGGCCCCGATGACGATGGTGGCGGAGAGGTGAGCACGGGAGGTGGCGAAGATGAAGGCGGTGGCGGATGGCAGCCCAGACCTCGGTGACGATAGGCAACTGAGTGGATGGCGATCCAGACCACGGCACAACGGCGGCTGTGCGGATGGCGAACGAGGCGAGCACGGGAGGTGGCGCAAGAGGGCAGGGAAAGGGAGGGTAGGGGCAGCGGGGCGGCAATGCTTCGGCTCCGGCTCGCCGTCCTCCCTCCTTTGCTATCGCGCCGCAGTGGGGCGCCTCCCACTTTCGCTTTCCTCAGCTACGGCGACGGGACTAACTACGGGGGCTGCAGACGGGGAGAGAAGGAAGGTGGGGCTCACCATTAGCAAGACAAATAGCATGGCCAAATCTGGCCACTCACTAGGTGATTTTAGCCAGCTGGATGGCCTGGCAAGCCGGATAGCAATTCTGCTggaatacatttttttttcgtcTATAATGGCTAAATTTTGGCTTGGAGAGTGGGATAGAAAgattgttggagatgctctaatgtGCAATCCCTGACAGCCCTTTGTGCAGCCCATGTAGGCCTGCGGGTTGGGGCCAATGCTTTTCACATCCCCTGCTCGGTCCGTTGCTATTTAGGTGGTATTTGAAACTCATGAAGATGGAGATAAAGTTGATGCACATAAAATGAGATAAAGaccaagttttaattatcacaaacttgacaaatggagtgatattttaaagcaacttccaTAACGAAACGtactgtttagtagtttaaaaagcatgctaATGGAAATCGAGGGAAAATCATAATCTTCATAAGAAAATAACAGGGCCTTACTCATCTGTGTTTATTGCATTCTTGAATGATTGATAGCACTATATCATAGCAGTGTGATcatatgcttttcttttcttctgtctGTTCTTTTGgtcgacaaaaaaaaatctgaaagaaAAATAGTAAGTTTCATAAAACTCCTAGTACGTAGCACATAATTTATgttcgaaataaaaaaaatatataaattttaatacgtaaattctaaaatttcataaaaccataCTGTTAACCATTTTAACGTactcttatataaaaaaattaaaaaagatgaGTATTTATATGATGGATAAAATCCTCGTAAATTTACAATGAGATTGTGAACTCAAAAGTACGAtagatcaaagtcaaaatgatCAATATTATGTTCTCGTTTCAGCCTTTTCCCTTTCCCATGCTGTAACGTCTTGCCTCTCCCAGGCCgagcccgcttacatctggcaaCTTTCACAGGTCATAGAATGCCCTCACtgccctcactcgtgtgcatCCGGAAAGAATTTAccagtcggtcacccatcccgaaattgcccCAAATTACTCGTGTGTGTCCCGGAAGAATTTTCCAGTCGGTGTTCGGCTTTCGGaaaaaagttgcaacttgttgatatgagtattatATTAATTCTATTAAGTCATAAGCTGGGATGTTACACATGCCCACGAGCACTTTTAATTTTCCAGTATTATAAGGAAACTTTCTACATATacatttaaaacatatttagtAAAGTTTACAATGAGAAAATATTCAATGAACACGTAGGCGTGGCCGTGTGCACGGGGAAACCCGTTCTTGCGCACACGTACGTTTCAGGGGAAAATGGTGCTAAAAAAGGAATGAAAACGTCATTAGGCTTaatcagaaacaaaaaaaaagaaaggacagATTTGGGCGAGCGTCATGCACGATACTCTGGAAAGGCGTAATATCCTGTGTCTTGGATGGTCACGAATTCACGTTGTCCTAGCGGATGTTGGCTGTACGGTCCATGTCCGACATGAACCGGGCAAACGCCGAGCGCGACGAGCCGCGGTCGGCCCAGGCCGTGGCCGCGCCTTCCTTGTGCGCCGTGACCCGCGCCCTGAGCTGGCTGCCTGCCTCGGACTCCATCACCAGCCTCACCTTGGCCTCCAATTCCTCGGCCGTGACAAGGCCCTGCTTCCACCCGGCCATCTCCACAGCGATGCCCATCTCCTCCACCATAAGAACCATGTTCATCTTCTGCTCCGAGTGCAGCGGCCAGCACAGCATCGGCACGCCCGCGGTGATCCCCTCCAGCACCGAGTTCCATCCACAGTGCGTCACGAACGCGCCGGTCGCCCGGTGGTGGAGCACGTCCACCTGTGGCGCCCACAGCTTGaagacgacgccgcggccggtGGTTCGCTCCAAGAACCCCGCCGGGAGGAGTGCGTCGACGTCCTGCTCGGCACGGGGATTGaacgagtcgtcgtcgtcgtcgatggcgaCGGGAGGCGCGCGCACCACCCACAGGAACCTTTGGCCGGACTTCTCCAGGCCGACGGCGATCTCCCTGAGCTGCTCCACGGAGTGGTTGCCCGCGCCTGTGCTGCCAAAGCAGAGGAACACGACGCTGCGTTCCGGTTGCCTGTCAAGCCACGCAAGGCACTCATGCCTCCCTGCTCTATCTCTCCTCTCGTCAGCCTTCTCGACCAACGGCCCGATGCAGTAGAACGGCGGCAATGCTGGGCCGCCGTGGTGACACCGCGAGTCCCTGAGCGCGTTCACCACCCGCGGCTCCAACGACTCGAACGTGTTCACCAGGAAGCCTTTGGAGTATTGCGCGTTCCTGCGGCTCACGTTCATCATGGCCTTGTACACTTGACTCTCTGGGTGTTCGAGAAATTGGGAGAAGAGTTGAGATGCCGGCATGGGAGGGAGGCCAGGGAGCTCGAGAGGGTTGTCTCCTAGCTCCCTGAAGCTCGGCTCACCCTCTGCACGGATCGAAGGAAGCTGTAGGAAGATGGCAAAGGCGCCCAAGTTCGCCGGGTGGAAGACGAAGCCGGGGACGTTGAGCCTCTCGCCGACGTCGAGCGCTTCGACGGAGAGAGAATCCACGACGAGGGCGTGTACGCCTCCGGGAAGCATGGAGCAGAGGAAATCATGGAGGCACTCGTTGTGTCGCCTCACGAGGTCCAGGTacccgaggaggaggaagtcgccgtcgtcggtggcggtggcgggagggagCTCGACGCGGGGGAGCCTGTGGAAGCGTACGGTGGGCTTGGATGAGACGACGCGGTCGACGGTGGCAGGGAAGGCGGTGTGCTGCTGGAAGGCGGGGTCgatgagcgcgacggcgacggcgtaaCCGTGGtcgacgagctcgtcggcgagctGCATCATGGGGAGGAAGTGGCTGACGGCGACCCCGGGATAGAGCACGATGGTCTTCTTCATTGTGGGCTAGCTCTGAATTTTCTAGCTGGTTTGCAGTCTACGTCAGAAATTACTGAGTGGTCTCACGACTTCTGGCGTTTGAGGGAGAAGGAGGTTGGTGGCAATTATAGCTCGACGAATGAAAGCGATCATTGATGATTTGGAACGCTGTTTGATGAGCCTGATGAGGTGGGTACTCCTACCATTTTAGTTCTTTTAGGTGGACACTCTATTCATCCCTTCTATTCATCCCTTAAAGGGATACCCATTTATTTTTACAAGTCACTTAAAAAGTCATAAAGAAATTAGTAacatagatcaatatgtgatataatacttcataaatatgcatttcgaattcaacttatacaaataaaaacaaaaataacaaatttggcTATAAACAAAACTAGTAGTTTgtgattaaatttgttatttttattccgaattgtataagtcaaattttaacttgcatgtttgtaaaaGGATATATCAGATACCAATCTATcttgacatttttttaaaaaaatgtttgataaCTTTTTAAACACCATACACAAAACGAGAAGATGTTccctcgagaaaaaaaatcaacttcccTATTAGGTGTACATTGCACCTCAATGATGTGAGAAGAAACTCTCTGATAccgaaagaagaagaaatataaGAGGCTATTTGAATGGTTGTCCAGCTTGCCAAGCCACAAGTTAGTTATGTCACACGTATTTAACCCACTACCAGACCTTATAGCCTACCGTAGGAAGTGTAGCTCTGCCacatcatattatattttagacaaATATAGTATTGTGGAAGCGTGGCTCaattgattaattttttttatggtgaaATCTGTTCAACCGGTACTAGATTTGGCACCGCTGCTCGTGGTTATGGCAAATTTTCTTTAGTGGTAGATAATGTACCTATCAACAACGAGGCACATGGTGATTTCACATTTACGGTGCTTcaatttatggctaattatatTTTAGTGATAGATGACGTGACAACACGGCACATGTGATTGGTGAATCTCAGAATATGTCAGCCCACTCTCACCTACTTCTTAATATTAGAAGACAATCAAATTCAATGGATAGCCACACATACATTAAACCAAAACAAGGtgaatatttactatagcaaaAGGATAATAACACATTCTATAGGAAacttatttgtttttgttttagacAATATTATAATATACTTTTTTATTTAGGGTAAATTATGGGCATTCAGcaagtatatataaattttacatgTACAACAAAATTTCTACGTATAAACTTTTTTTCGAATGATCAATATTATGATCTTGTTTCAGTCTTTTCCCTTTCCAATGCCCACGAGCACTTTTAATTTTCCAGTATTCTAAGAAAACTTTCTACATATACATTTAGAACATATTTAGAAAATACAAGTTTACAATgagaaaattttcaatgaacTTTCAATGAACACGTAGGTGTGGGCGTGTGCACGAGGAAACCCGTTCTTGCGCGGCGCACGCGCACACGTACGTTTCAGGGGAAAATGGTGCTAAAAAGGAATAAAAATGTCATTAGGCTTaataatcaggaaaaaaaagaacggaTAGATTTGGGCGAGTGTCATGCACGATAGAATCTACTCGGGGAAAAAGTAAGGCCTCGTTTAGTTCTTAACATTTTTTCCCATCACAATAAATCTTTGAATTTATACATGGACCattaaattaaatatagataaaatagaaaactaAATGAGCAGTTTGTATAAAAatcatgagacgaatcttttaagtctaattagtccatatgATTAGttataagtgttacagtaacccacgtatactaataacggattaaataggcttaataaatttgtctcgcggtttccagttgagttataaaattagttatttCATCCATCCGTCAAACGTTCGAGACaaccaaaagtttttttttcgcgaaATAAACACGGGCTAATATGCCCTGGATGGTCACGTCCTAGTGGATGTTGGCTGTCTTGTCCATGTCCGACATGAACGGGGCAAATGCCGAACGCGACGAGCCGCCATCGGCCCAGGCCGTGGCCGCGCCTTCCTTGTGCGCCGTGACCCGCGCCCTGAGCCGGCTGCGCTGCCTCGGACTCCATCACCAGCCTCACCTtggcctccacctccgcggcCGTGACAAGACCCTGCTGCCACCCAACCAGCTCCACGGCGATGCCCATCTCCTCCACCATGAGAACCTTGTTCATCTTCTGCTCTGAGTGCAGCGGCCAGCACAGCATCGGCACGCCCGCGGTGATCCCCTCGCATCCGCAGTGCGTCACGAACGCGTCGGTCACCCGGTGATGGAGCACGTCCACCTGCGGCGCCCATTGCTTGACGACGGCACCCTGGCCACTGGTTCGCTCCAAGAACCCCTCCAAAATTGTCACCACTCAATAGTGCTGTCACCACTCATTGGTATGATTCGCATGCATACACGGTTGTCACGCCACCATTCTTGGCGTTGCTGCATGGGCTTGTCACGCCAATTAACTCGGCGTGGCAAGTAGCTGATTTGGTAATAAGTTGCCACGTAGGTATGTATTTGTCTCCGTGCCATCATTTGTCACGTCATTTATACCGGTATGATAATATTATTTGGTCACGCTAGTTTAGTGGCGATGGTCGAAagattcattttttaatataaattctgaGAGGgtctattattaaaattaaatttttaattagtctaaataataaaaaaaattcgacGGCGACCCGAGGTAGAGCACGATGGTCTTCTTCATTGTGGGCTCTGAATTTTCTAACTGGTTTGCACTCTACGTCGGAAATTACTGAGTGGTCTCCCGACTTGGCGACTTCAGGCGTTTGATGAAGAAGAAAGCTTGGTGGCAGTTAAAGCTCGACGAATGAAACCGATCATTGATGATTTGGAACGCTGTTTGATGAGGTGGGTAGTGGTGGGTGCTCCTACCACTTTAATTAGCTCATTTAGCAGGGAAAGTCTATTCATGACTTAAGGGATGtccctttattttttattctacctccgttttttagtagatgatgtcgttgactttttcttacttgtttgaccattcgtcttattcaaaaaatttacgtaattatattttttttgttatgagttgttttatcactcatagtactttaagtgtaatttatatcttatacatttgtataaaatttttgaataagatgaatggtcaaacatgtgagaaaaagtcaatagcgtcatctattaaaaaagggaTGGAGTatcacttttatatatatatatatatatatatatatatatatatatatatatatatatatatataagtaagatatatcaatatgtgatatgtcacttcaTAAACATACATGTTCAAATTAACttatacaattagaaataaaaataacaaattttactaTGAATAGAACACGTAATTCGtgatcaaatttgttatttttgtttcgaattgtataagtcgaattttaacttgcatatttgtaaaaatatatatcatatatagatctatttgttgacattttttttaaaaaaatgatggacTTTTCAAGCACTATACACAATACGAGAAGATGTCTCCTCAAGGAAAGAAATCCACTTCCCTGTTAGGTCTacgtaggggtgaaaacggtcggaaatggTCGGAATCGGTAGCATCTCTTCGGAAACGCAACTTGATCGGCCggtaattgaccatatttatcatttaaactactcagtatcgacattaatacgatgcagaaagaaattagaaaaaacaaaatttaaaaatagccaaaaacaGTACGGTCGGAAACGGTACCCCTTAAATGGAAATAGTGCCCGGTTAATCGGGAATTTCcgtgaccgttttcacccctaggtCTACAGTGCACCTCAATGATGTGAGAAGAAACTCTCTGATgcagaaagaagaagaaatataaGGGGCTATTTGGATGGTTGTCCCAACTTACCAAGGCACAAGTTAGTTATGTCACACATATTTCACCCATTACCAGACCTTAGCTTGCCATAGAAAGTGTGGCTCTGCCACAtcatcttatattttgggacaaagatAGTATTTTTGGATTAATTATTACTAACTATCAAATCTACAACGTGAGCGCAGCTCAATTTATTAGAATCCTGGTGGTGGAACTTGTTTATCTAGATACAAGTTCTAGATTTGGCACTGGTGTCCGtatttataac contains these protein-coding regions:
- the LOC127772795 gene encoding anthocyanidin 5,3-O-glucosyltransferase-like, whose product is MKKTIVLYPGVAVSHFLPMMQLADELVDHGYAVAVALIDPAFQQHTAFPATVDRVVSSKPTVRFHRLPRVELPPATATDDGDFLLLGYLDLVRRHNECLHDFLCSMLPGGVHALVVDSLSVEALDVGERLNVPGFVFHPANLGAFAIFLQLPSIRAEGEPSFRELGDNPLELPGLPPMPASQLFSQFLEHPESQVYKAMMNVSRRNAQYSKGFLVNTFESLEPRVVNALRDSRCHHGGPALPPFYCIGPLVEKADERRDRAGRHECLAWLDRQPERSVVFLCFGSTGAGNHSVEQLREIAVGLEKSGQRFLWVVRAPPVAIDDDDDSFNPRAEQDVDALLPAGFLERTTGRGVVFKLWAPQVDVLHHRATGAFVTHCGWNSVLEGITAGVPMLCWPLHSEQKMNMVLMVEEMGIAVEMAGWKQGLVTAEELEAKVRLVMESEAGSQLRARVTAHKEGAATAWADRGSSRSAFARFMSDMDRTANIR